The Brassica oleracea var. oleracea cultivar TO1000 chromosome C6, BOL, whole genome shotgun sequence genomic interval CGAGTCTTTTGTTTTGATCTCTGCACACAGGAACTAGATACTACGATGGGTGCTAACGAAACGAATGTGGAGAGCAAAGAGTACCGTCTCTCTCGAGAAGTGAAGGAAGCTCTACAAGCTATAGCGTCTGAGTGGGAAGACGTGATCGATTCCAAGGCGCTGCAAGTGATTCCTCTGAAAGGTGCGATGACCAACGAGGTGTTTCAGATCAAGTGGCCCACTAGGGAAAGTGGGCCTTCTCGTAAGGTTCTCGTTAGGATTTACGGTGAAGGCGTTGGGATTTTCTTTGACCGTGAGGATGAGATCAGGACGTTTGAGTTCATGTCGAAGCATGGTCATGGGCCTTTGTTGTTGGCTCGGTTTGGTAATGGTCGTATCGAAGAGTTTCTCCATGCACGGGTATTTAAGTTATTTTGAATGTCTTTGCACTTACTTACACCCATGTTTTGGTTGTAACTTTTTGTGTGTGTGTTTTCAGACACTATCTGCTTCTGATTTGCGTGATCCTGTGATATCTGGTCGGATAGCGACTAGGATGAAGGAGTTTCACGGTCTTGACATGCCTGGTGTGAAGAAGGCTTTGCTTTGGGACAGGCTACGGTATGTTTCCTTTGTTTTTTTCTACTTTACTTATTATATAGTTGATTCTTGGGTCTTTGTGGATTCAGAAAATGGCTGGTTGCATGCAAGAGACTGGCTTCACCTGAAGAAGCCAAGTCATTTCGTCTCGATGTTATGGAGATGGAAATTACTTTGCTTGAGAAGTCTCTGTTTAAGAGTGATGAAAAGATTGGGTTTTGCCACAATGATTTGCAGTATGGGAACATAATGATGGATGAGGAAACCAAAGCAATAACCATCATTGTGAGGTTTCATTATTTGGTTTATTTAGATATCTTGATCTTCTTTTGTGTGGCATTAGTAGAATGTGGATCTTAACTCATCTTACCAAAAAAAAAAAAAACAGGATTATGAATATTCTTGCTACAATCCAGTGGCTTATGACATTGCCAATCACTTCTGCGAGATGGCTGCTGATTACCACACTGACACACCTCACATCATGGATTACAGTAAATACCCTGGTAAGTCACTGTTTCATGTAATCTTCTCTTTATTTTTTTTGATATGGTAGAAGACTGATCGTTTATGTTATTAAAATGTGTGTCAAATACGTATAGGTGTGGAGGAGCGTAAACGATTTGTGAAAACATATATGAGTCCTTCAGGTGATTATTTTATCACACTCTCCCTGTCTGTCTATGAGCTTCAGCATTCTCTATTGTATTTGTTCTATTAAACTCTTCAGGTGAAGTAGAGCCCAGTGATACAATGGTCAAAAAACTCCTTGAAGATGTTGAGAAATATACACTTGCTAGTCATCTAACTTGGGGTTTATGGGGAATCATATCGGTATTATCTACAGTCACCTTCTCTCATACCTGCACATTTGTATATGTTTATATATTTATATGGCTTTGATCTTGATTTTTGGCTAAAACTTTGTAGGAACATGTGAATGAAATCGACTTCGACTACATGGAGTACGCAAGACAAAGGCTTAACCAGTATTGGTTAACAAAGCAGAGGCTCATTGGTAATCCTTGAGGGCTTCAAAAATTAGTAAACTTCTATGGACGCAATTCAAGGAGAGCAGTAATGGTGGTAAAGAGGTATACATAATACAACGATATCTACCAGCTTAGAACAATAAAAAAAATGTAACGTTCTGTTTCATTTTCTTATAAGAAGTTAAGTGTAAGGCTGAGTACAATTTGATTAGTTTCAGATGAAATTTTCTCATCTGGTATGCAATTAAAAATAAAACACAAAGCTGTTTACATACATATATATATATATATATATATATATATATGCATAGAGATAGTGCTTAAGTAATAATTTAGGAACTGAGATCTATACATCAGTGCCTTTGAATCATACACAATTGAATTGGCTCTCAAAAGGTGTAGCTTATACCGTAAAAATTAAATAAAAACAACAAAATGCTGTATGGCCTTTTTCTCCATCTTGATTGACAATCACAGGTTCTTGGAGCTCTGTTCTCCATCTACTTGTGAGCCTTGTGATGGCCATAGAAGTTTACAACCATTTCACTTCCCCTGTATTTATCTGCAAGTTCAAAAAACCAAGACACGTACTCAGTATTGGACGAGTCGAGAAAACAATAATGTTTTATCACAAAAAGCTGCAAAGGTACCGTTTGTAAAAGATAAGAAGAGCCGAGACACAATGAAGGATAGTCAGTTAAAGCTAGTCTTAACTTTACCTTTCTGGAACCACGGTTTTCGAACTAGCTTGCTGATGCGGCGCTCGTGCCATTCCACTAGTCCATCAACTCCATTAGATTGAGACAGCAAAGGGCCCGAGAATTCAATCTTGTCCCCATCATCACCCTGTCAAAATCTTGAGTTATCAGCATCATTGAGCATGCTTTTCTATGAACTCAAAAAAGGAGACAAACCAAATCATGCCTACTTTCTTTCTCTCTCCCATCTGGACTCTAGCTAAAAGCGTGGAGAGAGAAAGAACAAAAGAATACTTAAACAGCTGAGCAAACATGATTTGTATACAACGGTAAACTAGTCCTTCATTTCTACTTTTCTGAGTCGCATATCCCATTTTACACCATTTCTTATACATAATGTATGTAATCACCAAAATATATTAGAGCAGTAATGCAATCATATCTCAAATTACTTCATTTTGTTTCTAAAACACCGAATCGGTTTTGACAATGGGGATTACAGCATAAGAGCAAGTAGTTTCACTTGAAAGAATGTATGGCACAGAGCATGCTTGGTCTCTATCTATTATGTCTATCAAAAGCACTAAACGGCCATGGGAACAATGCAAACAACGAAAAATTCTATACGGAATTTAAGATATATCAAAGAAGAAACTAGAAGGGTGCTCTTAGAGCTTCTTATAATCTATGGACGTACCAAATTATTACCCTTCTTTGTTGCCATTTTATCTCTCTGTCCCAATGACTGTTCTTGTGAGTGATACTCGTCAGATGCACCAAAAGAATCTGGACGTTCAAGTTGTCTCCACTGCTTCAGCATAGAACGTTTCACTGCCTCGTATGACTCCTGGCCTCGAGAATCTGTCTTGTCTTCACGTTTGTCATCATTTTTACTCTCATTTCTCTTAGGTTCGACGGGAGAACGTCCAGAACTATTAGGAAGGTGACCTCTTGAAAGAGAACGATTATATACCCTAACGCATGCTTCATCTTTTTCTCGTTTCGCCCAAGCAAAACTGCTTGATTTACAAACTTGTAACGGCCCTGAGAAAGGTACATCACCTTGGGATGCATTTTTCACATGGGAAGCTTCGTCTTTCTTAGGATCTAACTGGGTTTGCAGCTTCCCACAGAACTTGGCATCACTTTCAATCGAAATAGGAACTAAATGACCAACTCTTTCCTGCAAATACATGAAAAAATAGCATATTTGAGTTTCTTGCACGAGGAACATAGTGTCAGTGATGCAGATAACAGGTAGACAAGAGAGTAAGTAGAAAGTACCTCAGCTGGTGCCAATTTATTGAATGAAAGGGCCTTCCGTGATGGCTTCCTCGCTTCTACACCACGTCTTCCATTCCCGCTAATCTTTTTCCTGAAAATCAAACATGAAGTAGGACGATGTTACAAATGCTTCCAAGATAATGAAAGGCCAATCAAAATGGTGGACTGGTATTTTTCTATCAGATAGTGTAAGAAATTTTTAACCTTGTTGCTTCTGTCCGATGCTTTGTATCTATCTCCTTGCAAGGCGGATACATTGGCAAGCTTGAGGGATCACAAGCAAAAGGCTCTGTAGTAAAATACTGGGGGGAAAAAAAACGCAATGTCTTCATTAGTACAAGATAAGCAAAATGTAGCAATGTGGTTCGTTCCCAAGCTTGATACGTTAACTGATTCAATGGATATAAGGGTTACCTCAGAAACAAGGGCACTGGAGGCAGTACCGCGTTTTAGGGGATCTATAGAAAGAAGAGTTTCTATCAGACTGATTTCAATCTCAGACAAATCTTTCAAGGTTTCCCGGAGACAGCTGTCATAGTTTTGCTGTGGCTTGAAAAGCATTGCATGAGGAAGTTTGGATTTTTTCCAGTATTCTGCTGGTGGAGATCCACACAGTTTGAATATTTTGTGCAGCTGTTCAACCTGTTCCATACAATTTAAAGTTCATTTTTCACCAAAAGGTCCAATATCATAAATAACAGATTAATAGGAGACAATGCTATGCGGTCTTACCTCAGTTCTTCCCCGGAGAATAGGTTTCCCAAGAAGCAACTCAGCGAAAACACAACCAACACTCCACAAATCAACAGCTGATCCATAGTCTGTTGCCCCAAGCAAAAGCTCAGGTGGACGGTACCACAGAGTGACAACTCGACTGGTAAGTGGTTTCTTCTTATGCCCTGAAGAGTTGCTGAAGTTGGCTAACCCAAAATCAGCCACTTTTAGTATTCCTTCATTACTCAACAAAAGATTGGAACCCTTTATGTCCCGATGCATCACACCTCGAGAGTGACAATGATCAAGCCCAGACAACAGCTGCTTCATGTAACACTTAATCTGCATTTATGATACAACCAAAACACATAAGAAAAAACTCCCATCAACTGATAATGATTCTTCCACTATAAAAACTAAACAAACCTGTGGCGTAGTGAATTTGATGTCAGGGGAAGCAAGAAGACCAGTGAGATCATGCTCCATATACTCAAACACGAGCTGTATGGTGCAAGATAGTTTGGAAGTAATCAAACCTTCCAGCTTGATAACGTTGGGATGATTGAGTTTTCTGAGTATCAAAATCTCTCTTGCCATAAACTTCACACTCTCTGGCTCGAAATTGTCGAACCTCACTTTCTTCAATGCCACAATCCTCCCAGTTTCAGTCTCTACCGCACGGAACACGCTACTATAAGTCCCTTGTCCAATCTACAGACATCAAACTAAACTCAATTAGTTTCACTACTTCCTTCCTCGACCAAACAACATTTCAATAATAATAATAATAACCAACGTTCTATGCAGCAAATTGGATATAGCCGAAACAAATTTTTTTTTTTTAAATCGGTTTATACTACTCAAATCGTTTTTAAACCATTTTAAATTAATTAAAATTAGTCGAAGTTGATCTAAATTAGTCTAAATTTATTAAATTAATTAATAATATTAGTGCAAATCAACAAATTTGTCTTTTCTGAACACAATCCACAAATTTGTCTAGTTTAATTTTTTATTTGTAAATTTTCTAATTTGTCAAAATAATTTTATAATTAAACTCAAATCACATTAAAAATATCTAATGTAAATGTAAAATATATAAAAATAAATCAATAATTTGATAACTTCTAAATCTCATATAATCCACCTAATCACTAGTCCTCCAGTGAACACACATTGTTACTACCTAACCATTCTCTTAAACATCGATAATAATAACCTTGAATTAAACAGATCCCTCCCTTCGAACCAATGACCTCTTACATGTAATCTAAAGTTTTAGCCACACAATACGAACCTTCTCGAGCTTTTCGAAAGCGTCAGATCGAAGTGGGACCCAGCCATGGATAGCTTCACCAGCCACGTTGCTCAGCCACGCAGGCCAGCCGGCAGCGACCTGCTCCGCTTCAATGTATTTGCTGATGCTACCGAGACGGAAACTCAGCGAGTCGCTACCACGTCCCGACTCGCCCAACTCGCTCCCGAGCTCACTCTTCTGGCTCCTCTTCCAGCTCCTACTCCTCCACGACGCGAGCTTCTTGAGAATCGGGCGAGGCGGATCCTCGATCACCACCCGACCCGATCCGGAGCACTCGTTCTCGTTCTCCTTGAAGGCGCCCGAGTGATCGATCGCCGGCGTCACGGAGACCGTCTGCTTCGAGTTAACGCAGCCCATTTTTTTGTAACGGAATTGCGAATTCTTCTCGTGCCACCTACCAATCACCGCACGCCAGCTAAGTCTCAAACTGGATCGGTCTGCGTAATCGGATCCGGGTTGGAGTGAATCTCCTGAGAGAGTGGTGAATCTCTTTGAGGTTTCGTATTTTTATAATGAGAGAGGAAGAGAGAATGTTTTTGGCGTATTACGGAAGACGACAGTACATTTAAAAAAAAAACAGTTTAAGATTTTAAAATACAGAAGAATGCATGCATTTATTAATTTCTGGTCCAATAAATCGAATCTACACCTTCCGATTTTGAAATTCTATTTTAGCAATATAGTTAATGACAGCTTTTTGGTTCAAATGAATAGTAGACTACACAAATGTGGAAGAATATTATTTTTTAAAAAGGAAATGTTATATTAAATCGTGTGGAAAAAATAAGAAAAATATATATTGGATGTATGTATTAATTTTTTGGTTGAATGAATAGTAGACTCCACAAATGTGGAAGAGTATTATTTTAAGAAGAATTATTATTAAACAGAATGGAAATTAATATATTGTTTGTTTGGTTGAAATGAATAGTAGACTACACATGTGTGGTTAAAGAGGAAATATCATCTAAAAAAAAAAAAAAAAAAAAAAAAGAGGAAATATCATTAAACCGTGTGGAATATAATAGAGAAATGGAAAGGAAATTATCTATAGGCTTGTATTGTATGTATTAATGTTTGGTCTATAGTCAGTACACGCGAATGGCTATTATTTATTTTTTTGAAAAAATGCATTCATAAATTACTGCAAGCCCACTCGAATGGCTATTATTGAATTATCAAATTGTACGAAGGTGACTTGAAATGATATATGTCTGTAAGCACTAAGTAGCATATGACTAATAAGATTTACAAAGCTATAAACTATGATTAAGTTTCCATATGATAAGTCAAAACAAATTCATTACAGAGACATATCATAATTGCAAAGAGAACCACACTTATGTCTCTAATGCTTTGCCAGCTCTTAGACTATGATGACTACTACTATTTATCATAATTTATTTTTCTCCAAATTCAAAATACAGATTTATATTTTATATTTTAAACAACGTCCACATGTAACTTTATTATTTATCATCAAATTTATACCTAAAAAAAAAACCGAAAAAATACTAGTAGAATCCAAAAGAAAAGTCGGCAACTTCCAACTGCAGAAACGACCAAAAAACAAAGAAAACAGTAGTCACATCTATTTCAAAATCGCTATGATTCAAAAGAAACCAAACTCGAATCCAAATCATTATTATCTTCTGAAAATTGATATTTAGTTGAGTTCTTGGTGAGCCTAAAGTCCATCATAGCATACTGATATTAATGATGATCAGATTAATAAGAGAATTTATTCGCAAAAAAAACACTTATTAAAGTTAATATGCTACGTATTCAACTTTAGGACATAGTCTCGTACGGTTCAACTACATTATTTAAAGTTCAGGCAGATTTAAACCACTGAAAAGACCAAAAGGTTCAAAACTAAGTAGGCACAAAAGAACCAAGAAAAAAAAATCAAGCCTTCTTCTTTTTGGACTTGAGCATGACCATTCCAATGAATACGGAGAGAAGAGAGAGGAGAGTTACGCCAGAGAAGACAGGTACGAGGATGGCATAGTCTTGGGGCAAGAAGTACTTGTGGATGAAGTGATCACTATCTACAAATGGCTGTTGCAAAGGAAAATTTTAACATGTGAGCTTCTTCCTCGTAATATCCAAAACATTCGTTGACAGTTAGTACATCAAAATACAAGCGCAAATTGGAGGATGAGATAGTCACTTACCAGGATGATGACCCAGAAAGTATAGTAGGTGAATATGGATAAGCTGATTGAAGATAATAGAAGCCCGACTGCTCGATCCGCTAGCTCCATTTGTCACGTTCAAAACCTGTCAGAAGGATTCAAGAAGCATAAGCCTTGGGAAAAAAACAGTCAGAAGTGACGAAAATTCTATCTGTTGAACGCCGTGGAAACAATTTCACCTAGCATTTTCCACAAGCGCAGCTAATGCCACGGTTCTAGACTCTGAGAGTATTCAAACTGTGCAACTGTACACAGCCGAAGGACAATAATAACCGGACCTTAGATTTTTCTAGACGTCAGATACACGGAGCTCAACAAACATCTCTAAAACGAGTCAGAGTTGACCTAGGAAGATATCAGCAACGAGTGGTGTAGTGGAGAGAAAGTAATCATCTCCACGCTCCAAAATCAATAGCTTGAAGTGATATTTGACCTAAGTAAAGGTCTTTCAGGTGTTGCTTACACAGCCCTATTCTCCTTCCGTTTAAGCTCGAAGGAACGCAAACAGAAAATCCAGTTTTCCAACCGGGAAACTTCTGTCTTTCCATTGCATGTAGAGTGTAAACAGCAGCTGCAGCCATAGAGCAACCAGATACAAAGCAACTGCAAGGCCTTGATTCGCTCACTATTCGAGCTAAAGACAACAAACACGAACCACTATTGAAAATGCCGTACGTTAGATGTTCATCCCTGTCAAACGCTGGAGAATCTAGTTTCTCATATTGTATCTCCTCTTCTATATCTTCAGCAGAGGGTATCGTGCTGAGTTCTTCATCAAGGCGTCTCTCTATTTCATTTTCATGTATTCGATATTTCGACGCCAAAGTCCGGATGCATGACTTTCTGACCTGGTTGTCGATAAGAGCTTTCATCTCATCAAAGTTACTACATCCTCCATACCATATCACCCATCGCCGGACAAGTCCTGAGAACCAATCAATTATCTGGGCAGTATCT includes:
- the LOC106299882 gene encoding probable choline kinase 2 isoform X1, with the protein product MIDLPAKKLSELDTTMGANETNVESKEYRLSREVKEALQAIASEWEDVIDSKALQVIPLKGAMTNEVFQIKWPTRESGPSRKVLVRIYGEGVGIFFDREDEIRTFEFMSKHGHGPLLLARFGNGRIEEFLHARTLSASDLRDPVISGRIATRMKEFHGLDMPGVKKALLWDRLRKWLVACKRLASPEEAKSFRLDVMEMEITLLEKSLFKSDEKIGFCHNDLQYGNIMMDEETKAITIIDYEYSCYNPVAYDIANHFCEMAADYHTDTPHIMDYSKYPGVEERKRFVKTYMSPSGEVEPSDTMVKKLLEDVEKYTLASHLTWGLWGIISEHVNEIDFDYMEYARQRLNQYWLTKQRLIGNP
- the LOC106299880 gene encoding probable serine/threonine-protein kinase At1g54610, with the translated sequence MGCVNSKQTVSVTPAIDHSGAFKENENECSGSGRVVIEDPPRPILKKLASWRSRSWKRSQKSELGSELGESGRGSDSLSFRLGSISKYIEAEQVAAGWPAWLSNVAGEAIHGWVPLRSDAFEKLEKIGQGTYSSVFRAVETETGRIVALKKVRFDNFEPESVKFMAREILILRKLNHPNVIKLEGLITSKLSCTIQLVFEYMEHDLTGLLASPDIKFTTPQIKCYMKQLLSGLDHCHSRGVMHRDIKGSNLLLSNEGILKVADFGLANFSNSSGHKKKPLTSRVVTLWYRPPELLLGATDYGSAVDLWSVGCVFAELLLGKPILRGRTEVEQLHKIFKLCGSPPAEYWKKSKLPHAMLFKPQQNYDSCLRETLKDLSEIEISLIETLLSIDPLKRGTASSALVSEYFTTEPFACDPSSLPMYPPCKEIDTKHRTEATRKKISGNGRRGVEARKPSRKALSFNKLAPAEERVGHLVPISIESDAKFCGKLQTQLDPKKDEASHVKNASQGDVPFSGPLQVCKSSSFAWAKREKDEACVRVYNRSLSRGHLPNSSGRSPVEPKRNESKNDDKREDKTDSRGQESYEAVKRSMLKQWRQLERPDSFGASDEYHSQEQSLGQRDKMATKKGNNLGDDGDKIEFSGPLLSQSNGVDGLVEWHERRISKLVRKPWFQKDKYRGSEMVVNFYGHHKAHK
- the LOC106296293 gene encoding dolichol phosphate-mannose biosynthesis regulatory protein, encoding MELADRAVGLLLSSISLSIFTYYTFWVIILPFVDSDHFIHKYFLPQDYAILVPVFSGVTLLSLLSVFIGMVMLKSKKKKA
- the LOC106299882 gene encoding probable choline kinase 2 isoform X2; amino-acid sequence: MGANETNVESKEYRLSREVKEALQAIASEWEDVIDSKALQVIPLKGAMTNEVFQIKWPTRESGPSRKVLVRIYGEGVGIFFDREDEIRTFEFMSKHGHGPLLLARFGNGRIEEFLHARTLSASDLRDPVISGRIATRMKEFHGLDMPGVKKALLWDRLRKWLVACKRLASPEEAKSFRLDVMEMEITLLEKSLFKSDEKIGFCHNDLQYGNIMMDEETKAITIIDYEYSCYNPVAYDIANHFCEMAADYHTDTPHIMDYSKYPGVEERKRFVKTYMSPSGEVEPSDTMVKKLLEDVEKYTLASHLTWGLWGIISEHVNEIDFDYMEYARQRLNQYWLTKQRLIGNP